The following coding sequences are from one Apus apus isolate bApuApu2 chromosome 10, bApuApu2.pri.cur, whole genome shotgun sequence window:
- the BBS4 gene encoding Bardet-Biedl syndrome 4 protein isoform X2 translates to MHLKHFNKAQDQLNNALELNRHDLTYMMLGKIHLLEGEVDKAIEVYKKAVEFSPENTDLLTTLGLLYLQRGDYQKAFEHLGNALTYDPTNYKATLAAGSMMQVHGDFDVALSKYRVVASTAPESPPLWNNIGMCFFGKKKYVAAISCLKRANYLAPFDWKILYNLGLVHLTMQQYASAFHFLSAAISFQPKMGELYMLLAVALTNLEDMENAKRSYEQAVALDKCNPLVNLNYAILLYNQGDKQGALCQYQEMEKKVSVVKESSALDFDPEMVEVAQKMGAALQVGESLVWTKPSKESKSKQRAAPAGKASSTQQPLGSNQALGQAMSSAAGYGKTLQLPPGAGAAAKPPSLPLEPEPGPDTSPEVPAEAEEQSKSREAGD, encoded by the exons ATGCATCTGAAACATTTCAACAAG GCACAAGACCAGCTAAACAATGCCCTGGAGCTCAACAGACATGATCTGACTTACATGATGCTGGGGAAGATTCACCTACTGGAGGGGGAGGTGGATAAAGCCATTGAAGTCTATAAGAAAGCAGTAGA GTTTTCTCCAGAAAACACAGACCTCCTGACAACCCTGGGGCTGCTCTACTTGCAG cGTGGGGATTACCAGAAGGCTTTTGAACACCTTGGAAATGCACTTACTTATGACCCAACCAACTACAAG GCTACCTTGGCTGCTGGCAGCATGATGCAGGTCCATGGAGATTTTGATGTTGCCCTCTCCAAGTACAGGGTGGTGGCCAGCACGGCGCCGGAAAGCCCCCCCCTCTGGAACAACATCGGGATGTGCTTCTTTGGGAAGAAGAAATATGTGGCA GCAATCAGCTGCCTGAAGCGGGCAAACTACTTGGCTCCCTTTGACTGGAAGATCTTGTACAACCTGGGGTTGGTCCACCTCACCATGCAGCAGTATGCATCTGCCTTCCACTTCCTCAGTGCTGCTATCAGCTTCCAGCCCAAGATGGGAGAGCTCTATATGCTCCTTGCAG TTGCTCTGACAAACCTTGAAGACATGGAGAACGCCAAACGTTCCTATGAACAGGCTGTGGCCCTGGACAA GTGCAACCCCCTGGTCAACCTGAACTATGCCATCCTGCTGTATAACCAGGGGGACAAGCAGGGAGCCCTCTGCCAGTAccaggagatggagaagaaggTCAGCGTGGTGAAGGAGAGCAGTGCCCTTGACTTTGACCCTGAG ATGGTGGAGGTTGCCCAGAAGATGGGAGCTGCCCTGCAGGTGGGGGAGAGCCTGGTCTGGACTAAGCCTTCTAAAGAGTCTAAATCCAAGCAGcgagctgctccagcagggaaaGCCTCCAGCACTCAGCAGCCTTTGGGCTCTAACCAGGCCCTGGGCCAAGCCATGTCCTCAGCTGCAGGGTATGGGAAGACCCTGCAGCTTCCCCCAG gtgctggagcagcagcaaagcctccCTCACTGCCCCTGGAGCCAGAGCCAGGCCCAGACACCAGCCCCGAGGTGCCAGCagaggctgaggagcagagcaagaGCCGGGAGGCAGGGGACTAG
- the ADPGK gene encoding ADP-dependent glucokinase isoform X1, which produces MWQRSVCVGLLALALGYLCLLGPGRPPAALRRRLPGWLLGARPAEARLLAAWQAAIVRPARGWARVAVGVNACVDVVLSGVKLLEALGLEPGDGKNHAVLTSRQDLREAFAHFMGKGAAAERFFSDAESFQHIARAASEHPGAQLYVGGNAALIGQKLASNPDLKILLCGPVGPKLHELLDDNVVVPPESMQERDEFHLILEYQAGEEWGQVRAPNANRFIFSHDLSNGALNMLEVFVSSLDEFQPDLVVLSGLHMMEGQSKEMRHRRLMEAVASISDIPTDIPIHLELASMTDQDFMSNIIHQQVFPLVNSIGLNEQELLFLTQSASGPHASLAAWSGVPDVGVVSDILFWILKEHGKMAERASDLTRIHFHTLAYHILATVDGHWGNQAAAVAAGARAAGTQACATETIDTSRVSLKAPLEFVTSQIETPSKISLNPDEPVVHWHREGISFHFTPVLVCKDPVRTVGLGDAISAEGLLYSEVYPQ; this is translated from the exons ATGTGGCAGCGCTCGGTGTGCGTGGGCCTGCTGGCCCTGGCGCTGGGTTACCTGTGCCTGCTGGGCCCCGGGCGGCCCCCCGCGGCGCTgcggcggcggctgccgggCTGGCTGCTGGGGGCCCGGCCCGCCGAGGCCCGGCTGCTGGCGGCCTGGCAGGCGGCCATCGTCCGCCCGGCGCGCGGCTGGGCGCGCGTCGCCGTCGG tGTCAACGCCTGCGTGGACGTGGTTCTGTCCGGTGTGAAGCTGTTAGAAGCGCTTGGGCTTGAACCTGGGGATGGAAAGAATCATGCAGTTTTGACCTCCAGGCAGGACCTGCGGGAAGCGTTCGCGCACTTCATGGGCAAGGGCGCCGCTGCCGAGCGCTTCTTCAGCGACGCCGAGTCCTTCCAGCACATTGCACGGGCGGCCTCCGAGCACCCCGGGGCACAG CTTTACGTGGGAGGAAATGCTGCTCTCATTGGTCAGAAGCTTGCATCAAATCCAGACCTGAAG aTCCTCCTTTGTGGCCCAGTTGGTCCTAAACTCCATGAACTACTTGATGACAATGTGGTTGTGCCCCCTGAATCCATGCAGGAGAGAGATGAATTCCATCTTATCTTGGAGTATCAAGCAG GTGAAGAGTGGGGACAGGTTAGAGCACCCAATGCCAACCGCTTCATCTTCTCCCATGACCTGTCAAACGGCGCCTTAAACATGCTGGAAGTGTTTGTGTCCAGCTTGGATGAGTTTCAGCCAGATCTTGTGGTGCTTTCAGGACTTCACATGATGGAAGGCCAGAGCAAGGAGATGCGGCACAGACGACTTATGGAG GCTGTGGCTTCCATCTCAGATATCCCCACGGACATTCCCATACACCTGGAGTTGGCCAGCATGACAGATCAGGATTTTATGAGCAACATTATTCATCAG CAGGTCTTTCCCCTGGTCAACTCCATTGGGCTGAAcgagcaggagctgctgttcctCACCCAGTCTGCCTCTGGCCCCCACGCCTCCCTCGCCGCCTGGAGCGGCGTTCCCGACGTGGGCGTAGTCAGTGACATCCTCTTCTGGATCCTGAAGGAGCACGGGAAGATGGCAGAGAGGGCCTCTGACCTCACACGGATCCACTTCCACACCCTGGCCTATCACATCCTGGCCACGGTGGACGGGCACTGGGGCAACCAGGCGGCTGCCGTGGCGGCGGGAGCCAGAGCCGCGGGGACTCAAGCCTGCGCCACCGAAACCATCGACACCAGCAGAGTCTCTCTTAAAGCTCCTTTGGAGTTTGTCACCTCCCAGATTGAGACACCTTCCAAAATCTCTTTAAATCCAGATGAGCCAGTGGTGCACTGGCACCGAGAAGGCATCTCGTTCCATTTCACTCCAGTTCTGGTGTGTAAGGATCCGGTGCGGACCGTGGGGCTCGGGGATGCCATTTCAGCTGAAGGACTGCTCTACTCAGAAGTGTATCCACAGTAG
- the ADPGK gene encoding ADP-dependent glucokinase isoform X2 gives MWQRSVCVGLLALALGYLCLLGPGRPPAALRRRLPGWLLGARPAEARLLAAWQAAIVRPARGWARVAVGVNACVDVVLSGVKLLEALGLEPGDGKNHAVLTSRQDLREAFAHFMGKGAAAERFFSDAESFQHIARAASEHPGAQLYVGGNAALIGQKLASNPDLKILLCGPVGPKLHELLDDNVVVPPESMQERDEFHLILEYQAGEEWGQVRAPNANRFIFSHDLSNGALNMLEVFVSSLDEFQPDLVVLSGLHMMEGQSKEMRHRRLMEAVASISDIPTDIPIHLELASMTDQDFMSNIIHQVFPLVNSIGLNEQELLFLTQSASGPHASLAAWSGVPDVGVVSDILFWILKEHGKMAERASDLTRIHFHTLAYHILATVDGHWGNQAAAVAAGARAAGTQACATETIDTSRVSLKAPLEFVTSQIETPSKISLNPDEPVVHWHREGISFHFTPVLVCKDPVRTVGLGDAISAEGLLYSEVYPQ, from the exons ATGTGGCAGCGCTCGGTGTGCGTGGGCCTGCTGGCCCTGGCGCTGGGTTACCTGTGCCTGCTGGGCCCCGGGCGGCCCCCCGCGGCGCTgcggcggcggctgccgggCTGGCTGCTGGGGGCCCGGCCCGCCGAGGCCCGGCTGCTGGCGGCCTGGCAGGCGGCCATCGTCCGCCCGGCGCGCGGCTGGGCGCGCGTCGCCGTCGG tGTCAACGCCTGCGTGGACGTGGTTCTGTCCGGTGTGAAGCTGTTAGAAGCGCTTGGGCTTGAACCTGGGGATGGAAAGAATCATGCAGTTTTGACCTCCAGGCAGGACCTGCGGGAAGCGTTCGCGCACTTCATGGGCAAGGGCGCCGCTGCCGAGCGCTTCTTCAGCGACGCCGAGTCCTTCCAGCACATTGCACGGGCGGCCTCCGAGCACCCCGGGGCACAG CTTTACGTGGGAGGAAATGCTGCTCTCATTGGTCAGAAGCTTGCATCAAATCCAGACCTGAAG aTCCTCCTTTGTGGCCCAGTTGGTCCTAAACTCCATGAACTACTTGATGACAATGTGGTTGTGCCCCCTGAATCCATGCAGGAGAGAGATGAATTCCATCTTATCTTGGAGTATCAAGCAG GTGAAGAGTGGGGACAGGTTAGAGCACCCAATGCCAACCGCTTCATCTTCTCCCATGACCTGTCAAACGGCGCCTTAAACATGCTGGAAGTGTTTGTGTCCAGCTTGGATGAGTTTCAGCCAGATCTTGTGGTGCTTTCAGGACTTCACATGATGGAAGGCCAGAGCAAGGAGATGCGGCACAGACGACTTATGGAG GCTGTGGCTTCCATCTCAGATATCCCCACGGACATTCCCATACACCTGGAGTTGGCCAGCATGACAGATCAGGATTTTATGAGCAACATTATTCATCAG GTCTTTCCCCTGGTCAACTCCATTGGGCTGAAcgagcaggagctgctgttcctCACCCAGTCTGCCTCTGGCCCCCACGCCTCCCTCGCCGCCTGGAGCGGCGTTCCCGACGTGGGCGTAGTCAGTGACATCCTCTTCTGGATCCTGAAGGAGCACGGGAAGATGGCAGAGAGGGCCTCTGACCTCACACGGATCCACTTCCACACCCTGGCCTATCACATCCTGGCCACGGTGGACGGGCACTGGGGCAACCAGGCGGCTGCCGTGGCGGCGGGAGCCAGAGCCGCGGGGACTCAAGCCTGCGCCACCGAAACCATCGACACCAGCAGAGTCTCTCTTAAAGCTCCTTTGGAGTTTGTCACCTCCCAGATTGAGACACCTTCCAAAATCTCTTTAAATCCAGATGAGCCAGTGGTGCACTGGCACCGAGAAGGCATCTCGTTCCATTTCACTCCAGTTCTGGTGTGTAAGGATCCGGTGCGGACCGTGGGGCTCGGGGATGCCATTTCAGCTGAAGGACTGCTCTACTCAGAAGTGTATCCACAGTAG